From Myxococcales bacterium, the proteins below share one genomic window:
- a CDS encoding ATP-dependent DNA ligase has protein sequence MTPFESLAKTSLQLRATRARSEKAELLSTFLRTLEPGEIGAAVGLLSGSTRFGKVGIGYTTLGRVEAGPAEIGALPPSIQDVERELEGLAERTPKDRDSALASLFGRLSLEGRGVLSEIVTDGPRQGGLEGLMIAALARAFGASEGDIRRGVMMSGSVWAVAAALVSGEGVPPELRTLVPGRPVRPMLAEAAKSPEEALTNVGGEALADVKIDGIRVQIHCINGQIRVFSRALADLGERLASTVRVCLSGLDRDCVLDAEIALVDAADRPFAFQDTMSALGEGWVPGPDQRLRLFVFDVLALGDEVLVDRPLRVRRSALVSVVGQGARVASRTVASPEEARRVYDDALAEGHEGIVLKRLDSPYVAGARDAAWFKVKKAETADLVVLAAEWGSGRRRGYLSNLHLGARARERGEDGHGFVMVGKTFKGMTDAMLAQQTERLLDLETAREGGPDFGVVHVRPGLVAEVAYSDVQRSARYPGGVALRLARVVRYRDDKAPAEATSIDELRRALPRAPEAVSREKKRGTPPSAQLSLFGPRGDEAPE, from the coding sequence ATGACGCCCTTCGAATCGCTCGCGAAGACCTCGCTCCAGCTCCGCGCGACGCGCGCTCGTTCGGAAAAGGCGGAGCTCCTCTCCACGTTCTTGCGCACGCTCGAGCCGGGCGAGATCGGTGCCGCGGTGGGGCTCCTCTCGGGGAGCACGCGCTTCGGCAAGGTGGGGATCGGATACACGACCCTCGGGCGCGTCGAAGCGGGCCCGGCGGAGATCGGCGCACTTCCTCCCTCGATCCAGGACGTCGAGCGCGAGCTCGAGGGGCTCGCGGAGCGCACCCCGAAGGACCGCGACAGCGCCCTCGCGAGTCTCTTCGGGAGGCTCTCGCTCGAAGGTCGCGGCGTGCTCTCCGAGATCGTGACGGACGGGCCGAGGCAAGGCGGCCTCGAGGGGCTCATGATCGCGGCGCTCGCGCGGGCGTTCGGCGCGAGCGAAGGGGACATCCGCCGCGGCGTCATGATGTCGGGCTCGGTGTGGGCCGTCGCCGCGGCCCTCGTGTCGGGCGAGGGCGTGCCCCCGGAGCTCCGCACGCTCGTCCCCGGCCGACCCGTTCGTCCGATGCTCGCCGAGGCGGCGAAGAGCCCCGAAGAGGCCCTCACGAACGTGGGCGGGGAGGCCCTCGCCGACGTCAAGATTGACGGCATAAGAGTCCAGATTCATTGCATAAATGGGCAAATCCGGGTCTTCTCTCGGGCGCTCGCCGATCTGGGCGAGCGGCTCGCGTCCACGGTCCGCGTGTGCCTCTCGGGGCTCGACCGGGACTGCGTGCTCGACGCGGAGATCGCCCTCGTCGACGCGGCGGACCGGCCCTTCGCCTTCCAAGACACCATGTCCGCGCTCGGCGAGGGGTGGGTGCCCGGCCCCGACCAGCGCCTCCGGCTCTTCGTCTTCGACGTGCTGGCCCTCGGGGACGAGGTGCTCGTCGATCGGCCCCTCCGCGTTCGGCGGAGCGCTCTCGTCTCGGTGGTCGGCCAAGGCGCCCGGGTCGCGAGCCGCACGGTCGCCTCGCCCGAAGAGGCCCGCCGCGTCTACGACGATGCCCTCGCCGAGGGACACGAGGGCATCGTGCTCAAGCGCCTCGACTCCCCGTACGTGGCCGGCGCGAGGGACGCGGCGTGGTTCAAGGTGAAAAAAGCGGAGACGGCCGACCTCGTCGTGCTCGCGGCCGAGTGGGGGAGCGGGAGGCGTCGCGGCTACCTGTCGAACCTCCACCTCGGGGCGCGCGCGCGCGAGAGAGGCGAGGACGGCCACGGCTTCGTGATGGTCGGAAAGACGTTCAAGGGCATGACCGACGCGATGCTCGCCCAGCAGACCGAGCGTCTCTTGGACCTCGAGACGGCACGCGAAGGCGGCCCGGATTTCGGCGTCGTCCACGTGCGCCCGGGCCTCGTCGCGGAGGTCGCGTACTCCGACGTGCAGAGGAGCGCGAGGTACCCCGGAGGCGTGGCGCTCCGGCTCGCGAGGGTCGTGCGCTACCGCGACGACAAGGCCCCGGCGGAGGCGACCTCGATCGACGAGCTCCGGCGGGCTCTGCCCCGGGCACCGGAGGCCGTCTCCCGGGAAAAAAAGCGCGGTACCCCTCCGTCCGCGCAGCTCTCGCTCTTCGGCCCACGCGGCGACGAGGCGCCCGAATGA
- the preA gene encoding NAD-dependent dihydropyrimidine dehydrogenase subunit PreA — protein sequence MADLSIDFAGIKSPNPFWLASAPPANTGEQVMRAFDAGWGGAVWKTLGDPIVNVSSRFAAVDYDGRKMMGLNNIELITDRPLEVNLREIREVKKRYPKHVVIASLMTETKEDWRVLIQKCEDAGVDGLELNFGCPHGMCERGMGSSVGQEPKLLQEITSWTKEFARTPVLVKLTPNTGDILEPGLAGVAGGADGLSLINTIKSIIGVDLDLMVPYPRVGKGSSNGGYCGPAVKPIALHMVAALARDPGIRVPISGIGGISTWRDAAEFIALGSTSVQVCTAVMHYGYRIVEDLIEGLSNYLDSHGMKSVNELRGRAVPGYREWGDLDLNYKLVAKIDAQKCIGCQLCMTACHDGAHQCIFPGTDAERERPPHAHAHGKAIRPQSYVKGAQAGDRVPWIDEPECVGCNLCQLVCPVPDCIEMVEVPNGNGAEETWNDRIAQGRSKQPGGIHD from the coding sequence ATGGCCGATTTGTCGATTGATTTCGCGGGGATAAAGTCTCCCAATCCGTTCTGGCTCGCGTCGGCCCCGCCGGCCAACACGGGCGAGCAGGTGATGCGCGCGTTCGACGCTGGCTGGGGCGGCGCGGTCTGGAAGACGCTCGGAGATCCGATCGTGAACGTGTCGAGCCGCTTCGCCGCCGTCGACTACGACGGGCGCAAGATGATGGGGCTCAACAACATCGAGCTCATCACCGATCGCCCGCTCGAGGTGAACCTCCGGGAGATCCGTGAGGTCAAGAAGCGCTACCCGAAACACGTCGTCATCGCGTCGCTCATGACCGAGACGAAAGAAGACTGGCGCGTGCTCATCCAGAAGTGCGAGGACGCGGGCGTCGACGGCCTCGAGCTCAACTTCGGGTGCCCGCACGGGATGTGCGAGCGCGGCATGGGCTCGTCGGTCGGCCAGGAGCCGAAGCTCCTCCAAGAGATCACGAGCTGGACCAAGGAGTTCGCGAGGACGCCCGTCCTCGTGAAGCTCACGCCCAACACGGGGGACATCCTCGAGCCAGGCCTCGCGGGCGTCGCCGGAGGAGCCGACGGGCTCTCGCTCATCAACACGATCAAGAGCATCATCGGCGTCGACCTCGACCTCATGGTCCCCTACCCGCGCGTCGGCAAGGGCTCTTCGAACGGCGGCTACTGCGGCCCGGCCGTGAAGCCCATCGCGCTCCACATGGTGGCGGCCCTCGCGCGCGATCCCGGGATCCGCGTGCCCATCTCGGGCATCGGCGGGATCTCGACGTGGCGCGACGCGGCCGAGTTCATCGCGCTCGGCTCCACGTCGGTGCAGGTGTGCACGGCCGTGATGCACTACGGCTACCGCATCGTCGAGGACCTCATCGAGGGGCTCTCGAACTACCTCGACTCCCACGGCATGAAGAGCGTCAACGAGCTCCGCGGCCGCGCGGTGCCCGGGTACCGCGAGTGGGGCGATCTCGATCTCAACTACAAGCTCGTCGCCAAGATCGACGCGCAGAAGTGCATCGGCTGCCAGCTCTGCATGACGGCGTGCCACGACGGCGCGCACCAGTGCATCTTCCCCGGCACGGACGCCGAGCGCGAGCGCCCCCCGCACGCCCACGCGCACGGCAAGGCCATTCGCCCCCAGAGCTACGTGAAGGGCGCTCAGGCGGGCGACCGCGTGCCGTGGATCGACGAGCCCGAGTGCGTCGGTTGCAACCTCTGCCAGCTCGTGTGCCCGGTCCCCGATTGCATCGAGATGGTCGAGGTGCCGAACGGAAATGGCGCCGAAGAGACCTGGAACGACCGCATCGCCCAGGGTCGCTCGAAGCAGCCGGGCGGCATCCACGACTGA
- a CDS encoding FAD-dependent oxidoreductase, producing the protein MYSSAEAKAEADRCLYCVDAPCIKACPTEIDIPTFIKKIASGNVRGAAATIFEQNLLGHSCARVCPVEVLCAGDCVYNAWEREPIHIGRLQRYATETATKAEEAGAPKLFTPKPKNGKRVACVGAGPASLAFAGTLALEGFEATVFEKRAVPGGLNTTGIAPYKLQADDALHEVAWVESFGVTIKTGVEIGKDIKAEDLIRDYDAVFIGVGLGEDTKLGVPGEDGPGVIGATAWIEEMKLTLPREHAKSLGRVLVVGGGNTAIDVAREAKGLGADDVAMVYRRSQKEMSGYAHELEGARIEGVRFVENVVPHSFVRDASGKLVALRVSRAEGGKAVPGTEHDLPCDLVALAIGQSKLRAIATQFPGVTLDAKGCVVVNDAATCRTGNEKVYAGGDCINGGKEVVNAVADGRNAARDVLARLSKGS; encoded by the coding sequence CTGTATTCGTCTGCCGAGGCCAAGGCCGAAGCGGACCGTTGCCTCTATTGCGTCGATGCGCCGTGCATCAAGGCATGCCCGACCGAGATCGACATCCCGACCTTCATCAAGAAGATCGCGTCGGGGAACGTGCGCGGCGCCGCGGCCACCATCTTCGAGCAAAATCTCCTCGGCCACTCGTGCGCGCGCGTCTGCCCGGTCGAGGTGCTCTGCGCCGGCGACTGCGTGTACAACGCATGGGAACGCGAGCCGATCCACATCGGGCGTCTCCAGCGCTACGCCACCGAGACGGCGACGAAGGCCGAAGAGGCGGGCGCGCCCAAGCTCTTCACGCCGAAGCCGAAGAACGGGAAGAGGGTCGCGTGTGTCGGCGCCGGCCCCGCGTCGCTCGCGTTCGCGGGCACCCTCGCGCTCGAGGGCTTCGAGGCCACGGTCTTCGAAAAACGCGCCGTGCCCGGCGGGCTCAACACGACCGGCATCGCCCCCTACAAGCTCCAAGCGGACGACGCCCTCCACGAGGTCGCGTGGGTCGAGTCGTTCGGCGTCACGATCAAAACGGGCGTCGAAATCGGCAAAGATATCAAAGCCGAAGACCTCATCCGAGACTACGACGCGGTGTTCATCGGCGTGGGGCTCGGCGAGGACACGAAGCTCGGTGTCCCCGGCGAGGACGGCCCCGGCGTGATCGGCGCGACGGCGTGGATCGAAGAGATGAAGCTCACGCTCCCGCGCGAGCACGCCAAGTCCCTCGGGCGCGTGCTCGTCGTGGGCGGCGGCAACACGGCCATCGACGTGGCCCGCGAGGCGAAGGGGCTCGGCGCCGACGACGTCGCGATGGTGTACCGCCGCAGCCAAAAGGAGATGAGCGGGTACGCCCATGAGCTCGAGGGCGCGCGCATCGAAGGCGTACGTTTCGTCGAGAACGTGGTCCCGCACTCGTTCGTCCGTGACGCCTCGGGCAAGCTCGTCGCGCTGCGCGTGTCGCGCGCCGAAGGTGGAAAGGCCGTACCGGGGACCGAGCACGACCTCCCGTGCGACCTCGTGGCGCTCGCCATCGGCCAGTCGAAGCTGCGCGCCATCGCCACGCAGTTCCCGGGTGTCACGCTCGACGCGAAGGGGTGCGTCGTGGTGAACGACGCGGCCACGTGCCGGACGGGAAACGAAAAGGTCTACGCCGGGGGCGACTGCATCAACGGCGGAAAAGAAGTGGTCAACGCCGTCGCCGACGGCCGAAACGCGGCCCGCGACGTCCTCGCACGTCTTTCGAAGGGATCCTGA